One Tolypothrix bouteillei VB521301 DNA window includes the following coding sequences:
- a CDS encoding RpoD/SigA family RNA polymerase sigma factor: MYQTEQQTLIETMNIADLGTIELETATDNEELAFNLDAVVDAAIDAAIEASGIADNLETEDRDGDGMAAARPSGYNKTEYDDAVGAFFKEMARYPLLKADEEVELARRVRFLEEFRDLQASLHKKLGYQPGKSLVAAQLGMTEKQLENRLYQGRVAKRKMIRSNLRLVVSIAKRYLNRGVPFLDLIQEGAMGLNRATEKFDPDKGYKFSTYAYWWIRQAITRAIANDARTIRLPIHIVEKLNKLKKAQRELKQKLGRNPTELEMAEALEIPAPQLRQLQQLRRQALSLNHRVGKEEDTELMDLLEDEDNQSPEAKMNESMMRQEIWEVLGDVLTPREKDVISLRYGLVTSEPCTLEEVGNMFNLSRERVRQIQSKAMRKLRRPHIAKRLKGWLV, from the coding sequence ATGTACCAAACAGAGCAACAAACCCTAATAGAAACCATGAATATTGCTGACTTAGGCACTATCGAATTGGAAACTGCTACTGATAATGAAGAATTAGCTTTCAATTTAGATGCAGTAGTAGACGCCGCAATAGATGCAGCAATAGAAGCATCCGGAATCGCAGACAATTTAGAAACCGAAGACCGAGACGGAGACGGCATGGCAGCAGCACGTCCTTCGGGGTATAATAAAACCGAGTATGATGATGCTGTAGGTGCATTTTTTAAAGAAATGGCGCGTTACCCACTGCTTAAAGCAGATGAAGAGGTGGAATTAGCGCGTCGAGTTAGATTTTTAGAAGAATTTAGAGATTTACAAGCTTCTTTACATAAAAAACTGGGATATCAACCGGGTAAGTCATTAGTCGCAGCCCAATTAGGGATGACAGAAAAACAACTAGAAAATCGCTTATACCAAGGTCGGGTCGCGAAACGCAAAATGATTCGCTCAAACCTAAGATTAGTTGTTTCCATCGCCAAACGCTACTTAAATCGCGGAGTTCCTTTCCTGGATCTCATCCAAGAAGGTGCAATGGGATTAAATCGTGCAACAGAAAAATTTGATCCCGATAAAGGGTATAAGTTCTCTACCTACGCCTACTGGTGGATCAGACAAGCCATTACACGGGCTATTGCCAACGATGCGCGAACAATCCGCTTACCCATTCATATTGTTGAAAAACTTAATAAACTCAAAAAAGCACAAAGAGAACTCAAGCAAAAACTTGGTCGCAATCCTACAGAGTTGGAGATGGCGGAAGCTTTAGAAATTCCCGCACCACAACTACGCCAGCTTCAACAATTACGACGTCAAGCCCTTTCTCTCAATCACCGTGTTGGTAAAGAAGAAGACACGGAACTTATGGATTTACTGGAAGATGAAGACAACCAATCTCCAGAAGCAAAAATGAATGAGAGTATGATGCGCCAAGAAATCTGGGAAGTTTTGGGTGATGTGCTGACTCCAAGAGAAAAAGACGTTATTTCTTTGCGTTATGGGTTAGTCACTAGCGAACCCTGCACTTTGGAAGAAGTAGGGAATATGTTTAACCTCTCCCGTGAAAGAGTTCGACAAATCCAAAGTAAAGCCATGCGGAAGTTGCGCCGTCCTCATATCGCTAAACGTTTGAAAGGGTGGTTAGTCTAG